From Erigeron canadensis isolate Cc75 chromosome 8, C_canadensis_v1, whole genome shotgun sequence, one genomic window encodes:
- the LOC122578829 gene encoding protein FAM32A-like, protein MSAYENVVPGKLKLKGKALDVKPGGVKKKSKKKNRAFSDQIIQKTNNDEISQEMGKIVEKGTNDGVKSKGTSHVDSLTPAEKRYMEQRQKIDMQKMAKTANKSHRDRLSEFNQYLANMSEHYDIPKVGPG, encoded by the exons ATGTCTGCATATGAGAATGTGGTGCCAGGGAAGCTAAAACTTAAGGGAAAGGCACTCGATGTTAAACCCGGTGGCGTTAAGAAGAAAAGTAAGAAAAAGAACAGAGCTTTCTCTGATCAGATTATTCAAAAAACCAATAATGATGAGATTTCTCAAG AGATGGGAAAAATAGTTGAGAAAGGGACAAATGACGGAGTGAAATCCAAAGGTACTTCACATGTGGATAGCTTGACTCCAGCGGAGAAGCGCTATATGGAGCAAAGGCAGAAGATAGACATGCAAAAGATGGCAAAGACAGCAAATAAGTCACATCGTGATAGGCTTTCAGAATTCAATCAGTATCTTGCCAACATGAGCGAACACTATGACATTCCGAAAGTTGGTCCTGGTTAA
- the LOC122578180 gene encoding uncharacterized protein LOC122578180, which translates to MLPPDLQTRSYRPYISPSLSAPNFPTTFHNGHPSPDRNPNSNLKNSRLKTTSFGHNARVSIVLVPCGLFLLDLGGTPVAVALTLGLMIAYILDSLNFKTGSFFAVWFSLISAQIAFFFSSSLLTSFNSVILGLIACLVCALCNFLIGVWASLQFKWMQIEYPAIVIALERILFACIPFIGSVLFSWATVSAVGMPNAGYYHMVFNCVFYWLYSVPMVSSFKLKQEVSYHGGEVPDDNLILGQLESCLHTLNLLFFPLMFHVASHYSIMFSSASTICDLFLLFFIPFLFLLYASTRGALWWVTKSENQLRSIRVVNGAVALVIVVVCLEVRVVFHSFARYVQVPWPLNYILVTLTMLGGAAGAGAYEMGMITDASSSLAFTGLAVFVSAAGAVVVGFPVLLIPLPAIAGFYLARFFTKKSLSSYFAFVVLGSLMVTWFVAHNFWDLNIWLAGMSLKSFCKLIVADVILAMAVPGLALLPQKLHYLTEVGLIGHALLLCYIENRFYTYSGIYYYSFDDEVMYPSYMVVLTTFLGLALVRKLSVDHRIGPKAVWLLTCLYSSKLTMLFMTSKAAVWASAMLLLAVSPPLLLYKDRSRTASKMKPWQGYAHAVVFALSVWFCRESIFEALQWWNGRSPSGGLLLGFCILLTGLACVPIVALHFSHVMSAKRSLVIIIATGILFIVMQPPLPSSWTYHSELIKAARQSSDDISIYGFITSKPTWPSWLLISAILLSLAAITSIIPIKYVVELRMIFSVAMGIALGVFISAEYFLQATVLHILIVVTMVCTCVFVVFTHLPSASSTKLLPWVFALLVALFPVTYLLEGQVRMKTILAESGVGDLGEEDSKLTALLAVEGARTSLLGLYAAIFMLIALEIKFELASLVREKVNERGGLRHSQSGQSNNSLPKQRFMQQRRVSTVPAFTIKRMAAEGAWMPAVGNVATVMCFAICLILNVNLTGGSNRAIFFLAPILLLLNQDSDFVAGFGDKQRYFPVTIVISGYLVLTSLYSIWEEIWQGNVGWGIQIGGPEWFFAVKNLALLILSFPSHIMFNQFVWSYKKRNDSMPLLTIPLNLLPSIITDVVKIRILGLLGIIYSLTQYLISRQQYMSGLKYI; encoded by the exons ATGCTGCCGCCGGATCTCCAAACGCGGTCCTACCGTCCGTACATCTCACCATCGTTAAGCGCACCTAACTTCCCAACCACTTTCCATAACGGTCATCCCTCACCTGACCGAAACCCTAACTCCAATTTAAAAAACTCACGCCTCAAAACGACGTCGTTTGGCCACAACGCTAGGGTTTCAATCGTGCTTGTTCCATGTGGTTTGTTTCTTCTAGACCTAGGTGGCACTCCTGTTGCTGTTGCCTTAACTTTAGGATTAATGATCGCCTACATTCTCGATTCATTAAACTTCAAAACCGGTTCGTTTTTCGCGGTCTGGTTTTCGCTTATTTCTGCACAGATTGCTTTCTTCTTTAGCTCTTCTTTGCTTACATCTTTTAATTCTGTTATTCTAGGCTTAATTGCTTGTTTAGTTTGTGCTTTGTGTAACTTCTTGATTGGTGTTTGGGCTTCCCTTCAGTTTAAATGGATGCAAATTGAGTATCCGGCTATCGTAATCGCCTTAGAACGGATACTGTTTGCGTGTATTCCGTTTATAGGTTCGGTGCTTTTTAGTTGGGCGACTGTTTCAGCCGTCGGGATGCCGAATGCTGGTTATTATCATATGGTGTTTAACTGTGTCTTCTATTGGTTGTATTCCGTTCCTATGGTTTCGTCGTTTAAGTTGAAGCAAGAAGTTAGTTATCATGGTGGTGAAGTTCCTGATGATAATTTAATCCTTGGGCAGCTTGAGAGCTGTTTGCATACTTTGAATTTGCTGTTTTTTCCGTTGATGTTTCATGTCGCGTCTCATTATTCGATTATGTTTTCGTCTGCTTCGACAATTTGTGACTTGTTTCTGCTTTTTTTCATTccgtttttgtttttgctttatgcGTCGACTAGAGGGGCTTTGTGGTGGGTTACTAAAAGTGAGAACCAGTTAAGGAGTATTAGAGTTGTAAACGGTGCTGTTGCTTTGGTCATTGTTGTTGTTTGCTTGGAAGTCAGGGTTGTTTTCCATTCGTTTGCGCGGTATGTTCAGGTTCCTTGGCCGTTGAATTATATTTTGGTTACGCTCACGATGCTTGGAGGGGCTGCCGGCGCTGGTGCTTATGAAATGGGTATGATTACTGATGCTTCTAGCTCATTGGCTTTCACTGGATTGGCTGTTTTTGTCAGTGCTGCTGGAGCGGTCGTCGTGGGATTCCCTGTGCTG TTAATTCCACTCCCTGCTATAGCTGGATTCTATTTAGCTCGTTTTTTCACAAAGAAGAGCCTCTCATCATATTTTGCGTTTGTTGTTCTCGGGAGCTTGATGGTGACATGGTTTGTAGCACATAATTTCTGGGATCTCAATATTTGGCTTGCAGGCATGTCATTGAAGTCCTTTTGTAAGCTTATAGTTGCTGATGTCATATTAGCAATGGCTGTTCCTGGTCTGGCCCTTCTTCCACAAAAGCTTCATTACTTAACGGAAGTTGGTTTGATTGGTCATGCCTTGCTGCTGTGCTACATTGAGAACCGCTTTTATACGTACTCTGGTATATATTACTATAGTTTTGATGATGAGGTCATGTATCCAAGTTACATGGTTGTTTTAACAACTTTTCTTGGGCTGGCTCTTGTGAGAAAACTTTCTGTTGACCACCGCATTGGACCAAAAGCAGTTTGGCTCTTAACTTGCTTGTATTCATCAAAGCTCACCATGTTATTCATGACATCAAAGGCTGCTGTATGGGCTTCGGCTATGCTTCTATTGGCCGTGTCTCCCCCATTGCTTCTATACAA GGATCGATCAAGAACAGCCTCAAAGATGAAACCTTGGCAAGGCTATGCACATGCTGTGGTTTTTGCTTTGTCGGTCTGGTTTTGTCGTGAATCTATCTTCGAAGCTCTGCAATGGTGGAACGGTAGATCTCCTTCAGGGGGTTTACTTTTGGGCTTCTGTATACTGTTGACTGGATTGGCCTGTGTTCCTATCGTTGCTCTTCACTTTTCTCATGTCATG TCTGCTAAAAGAAGCTTGGTGATCATTATAGCAACAGGTATTCTTTTTATAGTTATGCAACCGCCACTCCCGTCATCTTGGACATACCATTCTGAGTTAATCAAAGCGGCTCGCCAGTCATCTGATGATATCTCAATTTACGGTTTCATCACATCAAAGCCTACGTGGCCATCATGGCTGCTTATCTCTGCTATACTCCTCTCACTTGCTGCAATCACTTCCATTATCCCTATCAAATATGTAGTCGAGTTAAGGATGATTTTCTCCGTTGCCATGGGAATTGCTCTTGGTGTATTCATATCTGCAGAGTACTTCCTTCAAGCAACAGTTTTGCACATCCTTATAGTGGTGACCATGGTCTGCACCTGTGTATTTGTGGTTTTCACACATCTCCCATCTGCATCAAGCACAAAGCTCCTGCCATGGGTGTTTGCTTTACTTGTTGCTCTATTTCCAGTCACCTATTTGTTGGAGGGTCAGGTCAGGATGAAGACCATCTTAGCTGAGAGTGGAGTTGGGGATTTGGGTGAGGAAGACAGTAAGTTGACTGCTTTGTTGGCGGTCGAGGGGGCAAGAACATCTCTTCTTGGCTTATATGCTGCAATTTTTATGCTTATAGCACTTGAGATTAAGTTTGAGCTGGCATCACTCGTTCGGGAAAAAGTCAATGAGAGGGGTGGCCTTAGACATAGTCAATCTGGTCAAAGCAACAACTCCCTGCCTAAGCAGAGGTTCATGCAGCAACGTCGAGTGTCTACTGTCCCTGCCTTTACAATCAAACGAATGGCTGCAGAAGGGGCATGGATGCCAGCTGTCGGTAACGTGGCTACGGTTATGTGTTTTGCCATATGCCTTATCTTGAATGTCAATCTTACAGGCGGGTCAAACCGTGCAATATTCTTCTTGGCGCCTATACTTTTGTTGCTTAACCAGGATTCAGATTTTGTTGCGGGATTTGGGGACAAGCAGAGGTATTTCCCAGTTACAATTGTGATATCTGGTTATTTGGTTTTGACTTCACTGTATAGCATATGGGAAGAGATATGGCAAGGGAATGTTGGTTGGGGGATTCAAATTGGCGGGCCTGAATGGTTTTTTGCAGTGAAAAATTTGGCTTTACTGATTTTATCATTTCCGAGCCATATTATGTTTAATCAGTTTGTGTGGAGTTATAAAAAGAGGAATGACTCGATGCCATTGCTTACGATACCTCTTAATTTGCTTCCATCGATCATAACAGATGTGGTGAAGATAAGAATATTGGGGCTGTTAGGAATCATATATTCTCTGACCCAGTATCTAATATCTAGACAACAATATATGTCAGGATTGAAGTATATCTAG
- the LOC122579190 gene encoding E3 ubiquitin-protein ligase At3g02290-like: MNAICCCQCGDDFEEFPTNALYRHCLCLRFFFHQLFTGYGALFQRIEGLPVSSPIQGTASSSNVGFSLPTSLNDENMARPLPYDADIRFTRLQRGLVSRREKSMTHFQEDSQSGLEFSDFAKRRSGIDPTDQDSNSANLESLENSLKVKASESLLYEQTSDSEDVCPTCLDEYTLENPKIVTQCSHHFHLGCIYEWMERSDTCPMCGKVMEFCETP; this comes from the exons ATGAATGCTATTTGTTGCTGTCAATGTGGTGATGACTTTGAAGAATTTCCAACTAATGCTTTATATAGACACTGCCTCTGTTTAAGATTCTTTTTCCACCAATTATTTACCGGG TATGGTGCATTGTTTCAGCGGATTGAAGGACTGCCTGTATCGTCACCTATCCAAGGAACTGCTTCATCTTCAAATGTTGGTTTCTCGCTACCGACTTCTTTGAATGATGAAAACATGGCAAGACCTTTACCTTATGATGCCGATATTAGATTCACACGCTTGCAACGTGGCCTTGTGTCTAGACGTGAGAAATCAATGACTCATTTTCAAGAGGATTCACAATCTGGTTTGGAGTTTTCAGATTTTGCTAAGAGAAGGTCTGGTATTGATCCTACAGATCAAGATTCTAATAGCGCTAATTTAGAGTCCTTAGAGAACTCTTTGAAAGTAAAAGCCTCAGAAAGTTTACTATACGAGCAAACTTCGGATAGTGAAGATGTTTGTCCAACATGTCTTGATG AGTATACTTTGGAGAATCCTAAAATTGTGACCCAGTGCTCCCATCATTTTCACCTTGGCTGTATATATGAATGGATGGAAAGAAGTGACACTTGTCCAATGTGTGGCAAG GTAATGGAGTTTTGTGAAACCCCTTAG